The following are encoded together in the Vigna angularis cultivar LongXiaoDou No.4 chromosome 9, ASM1680809v1, whole genome shotgun sequence genome:
- the LOC108347382 gene encoding uncharacterized protein LOC108347382 isoform X1, which yields MAHHQLIDSLTSHISLYHSQSPNPNPNPNPNPRSSILKWFSSLSIHQRQAYLTVVDGNFVQILLQMLAKLRSHGHGSFILLPDLPSPNNLPTLCFKKSRGLIARVAESETAGRAVFESARLFESREGEEAANSLPPSARRLDALTLAEGFVGNVDQFVEAMDRISGGGFLRGEEAELGEDWVELHWLKAKGYYGIEAFIANRMEVSMRLAWLNCCGGKKRGVKLKEKMSAGGVGVNVFWRKKGCVDWWANLDAGTRRKIFTTFIMKAAKPLTRDVLEVSSSASDDEIWLYSAGVDKLMQHNRPMSVQRIISALPADMEFGTVISPVTFCKKPAALARAFNSLLVLHDVNMMVASNLNSEYDIGKLFFSSLGSVCTISDCILRKMRGFFMVISLDCTKLELLGETLELSSPGKPKEKLSFSNRKKKGRNRNTKRQNPVSKTCTDGISHGNPLKDTDCKRDNKKKTDLVGSRELPAVCMGKEISMDSSSSTVKMGHTEGLDVGTVKVRTTSKRSRKEKNKSKNLVIDSAGGNSHKSIMHAASTTVVSEGEVAICDRFLNSSTIQNVKNDNSIGNDILTSNSSLCSNLSGLTKENSSTGKVEGETEDLAESGNSLGPQCCLLSDERKTVCSGLDTFTGDLDCNATVTPSVPALKQGALKQGSFFSKEDTCHLNSLRVAKADIKSTAPDKPIREVNVKEFGRLNEHDRCLFESRNSAFSKCSPYEWPGVPSIYFPSFNSHLPPATDRLHLDVGRHWHNHFCHPFVPTLQQARNPSIEGGCNPILSRPVPMSFDWPPVYRGGRTPSPNYNYDTGFISRKQCTFSKGLAVHSIQVDATAPDEERKYSVDAWDLPDLTNTMELADEFDNHCLSEEEYEVHAVSGIDYNQYFGGGIMYWNPSDYPGKGFSRPPSLSSDDSLWALREADMNRTVDDMVACTSSYSTNGLTSPTAAAFCSPFDPVGTGTQTVGYMMSGNEVPGKILHSSSVTDPAVDEDNSGSLGSGLPGEVDGKTGDSHPYPILRPIIIPNLSRERFDHKSPCVPPTRREQPRIKRPPSPVVLCVPRAPRPPPPSPVSDSRKHRGFPTVRSGSSSPRHWGMRGWYHDGSNLEEACLRMDGAEVVWPWRNNNLAVRPLIQPLPAALLQDRLIALSQIARDQEHPDVTFPLPPPELQSCSAQSASLSVMHGILHDEIDSFCKQVAAENMARRPYINWAVKRVTRFLQVLWPRSRTNIFGSNATGMSLPTSDVDLVVGLPPVRNLEPIKEAGILEGRNGIKETCLQHAARYLANQDWVKNDSLKTVENTAIPIIMLVVEVPQDVINSSAPMIQSLKQNPHHSPGNNSNSDTIQLEDLASPKGSQMKFDALKSKSVRLDISFKTPSHTGLQTTEMVKELTEQFPAATPLALVLKQFLSDRSLDQSYSGGLSSYCLVLLIIRFLQHEHHLGRPINQNYGSLLMDFLYFFGNVFDPRQMRISVQGSGLYIKRERGCSIDPIHIDDPLFPTNNVGRNCFRIHQCIKAFSEAYSVLENELKFLSSDGESSSRPPYRLLPKIIPSLDTSRELED from the exons ATGGCTCACCACCAACTCATCGACTCGCTCACCTCGCACATCTCCCTCTACCACTCCCAATCCCCAAACCCCAACCCTAACCCTAATCCTAACCCTCGATCCTCCATTCTCAAATGGTTCTCTTCTCTTTCAATTCACCAACGCCAGGCCTACCTAACCGTCGTCGACGGGAATTTCGTCCAGATCCTCCTCCAGATGCTGGCCAAACTCCGATCTCACGGCCACGGATCCTTCATTCTCCTCCCCGACCTCCCCTCGCCCAACAACCTCCCCACCCTCTGCTTCAAAAAGTCCCGCGGCCTTATTGCGCGCGTAGCTGAATCCGAAACAGCAGGGCGGGCGGTATTCGAGTCCGCACGGTTGTTCGAGTCGCGTGAGGGCGAGGAGGCTGCCAATTCATTGCCGCCCTCGGCGAGGCGGTTAGACGCGCTGACCCTTGCCGAGGGGTTTGTTGGGAATGTTGACCAGTTTGTGGAGGCCATGGACCGGATCTCCGGTGGTGGGTTCCTCCGGGGGGAGGAGGCCGAGCTTGGAGAGGATTGGGTCGAGCTGCATTGGCTCAAAGCAAAGGGGTATTATGGTATTGAAGCGTTTATTGCGAATAGGATGGAGGTTTCGATGAGATTGGCTTGGTTGAATTGCTGTGGAGGGAAGAAGAGAGGTGTGAAGTTGAAGGAGAAGATGAGTGCTGGGGGTGTTGGTGTGAATGTATTTTGGAGGAAGAAGGGGTGCGTTGATTGGTGGGCGAACTTGGATGCTGGGACCAGGAGGAAGATCTTCACCACCTTCATTATGAAAGCAGCAAAACCCTTG ACTCGTGATGTTTTGGAAGTGTCAAGTAGTGCCTCTGATGATGAGATTTGGCTATACAGTGCGGGAGTGGATAAATTAATGCAACACAATCGTCCTATGTCAGTTCAACGGATCATCTCAGCTCTTCCTGCCGATATGGAATTTGGAACAGTTATTTCACCAGTCACTTTTTGTAAAAAACCAGCTGCTTTAGCCAGAGCCTTCAATTCTTTATTAGTACTTCATGATGTTAATATGATGGTAGCCTCAAATCTCAATAGTGAATATGACATAGGAAAGCTTTTCTTTAGTTCGTTGGGTTCTGTCTGTACGATATCTGATtgtatattaagaaaaatgCGAGGATTTTTTATGGTTATTTCACTTGACTGCACAAAACTTGAACTATTAGGAGAGACACTTGAACTGTCTTCACCAGGTAAACCTAAAGAAAAGCTTAGTTTTTCTAACCGGAAAAAGAAGGGACGAAATCGCAATACTAAAAGGCAAAATCCTGTCTCAAAGACATGCACAGATGGTATTTCACATGGAAATCCACTCAAG GACACTGATTGTAAAAGGgataataaaaagaagactGATTTAGTGGGATCCAGGGAACTTCCTGCTGTTTGTATGGGGAAGGAGATTTCCATGGACAGCTCATCATCAACTGTAAAAATG GGTCATACTGAAGGATTGGATGTTGGCACAGTAAAAGTACGGACCACTTCAAAAAGAagtagaaaagagaaaaataaaagtaaaaacctCGTCATTGATAGTGCAGGTGGAAATTCTCATAAATCAATTATGCATGCTGCCTCTACCACTGTTGTTTCTGAAGGTGAGGTGGCAATATGTGATAGATTTTTGAATAGTTCTACCATTCAGAATGTCAAAAATGACAATTCAATTGGTAATGACATCCTTACTTCAAATTCAAGCCTTTGTAGTAATCTTAGTGGGCTTACTAAGGAGAACAGTTCTACTGGAAAAGTTGAAGGAGAGACAGAAGATCTTGCTGAATCTGGGAATAGTTTAGGGCCTCAATGTTGTTTATTATCAGATGAAAGGAAAACTGTATGTTCTGGATTAGATACTTTTACAGGTGATTTAGATTGTAATGCTACTGTAACTCCTTCTGTACCTGCATTGAAACAAGGTGCATTGAAACAAGGTAGCTTCTTCAGCAAGGAAGATACCTGTCATCTGAACTCATTGCGTGTTGCCAAAGCTGATATAAAGTCTACTGCTCCTGACAAACCAATTAGAGAGGTTAATGTAAAGGAATTTGGGCGGTTGAATGAGCATGATAGATGTCTATTTGAGAGTAGAAATTCAGCTTTCTCAAAATGCAGTCCATATGAGTGGCCTGGGGTACCTTCTATTTATTTTCCATCTTTTAACTCACACCTCCCTCCTGCCACGGATAGATTACATCTTGATGTTGGGCGGCATTGGCACAATCACTTCTGCCATCCATTTGTTCCCACATTACAGCAGGCAAGAAATCCTTCTATTGAAGGTGGATGCAACCCAATCCTTTCTCGTCCTGTTCCTATGAGTTTTGACTGGCCACCAGTCTACCGAGGAGGCAGGACCCCATCACCAAACTATAATTATGACACTGGTTTTATATCTAGGAAGCAATGCACCTTTTCAAAAGGATTGGCTGTTCACAGCATTCAGGTCGATGCAACTGCTCctgatgaagaaagaaaatattctGTGGATGCATGGGATTTACCTGACCTAACAAACACAATGGAGCTAGCAGATGAATTTGACAATCACTGTTTATCTGAGGAAGAGTATGAGGTTCATGCTGTTTCTGGTATAgattataatcaatattttgGTGGAGGCATAATGTACTGGAATCCTTCTGATTATCCGGGAAAAGGTTTCTCCAGGCCTCCCTCACTTAGCTCTGATGACAGTTTATGGGCTTTGCGTGAAGCTGACATGAATAGGACTGTGGATGATATGGTTGCTTGCACATCTTCGTATAGTACGAATGGTTTAACATCACCCACTGCTGCTGCATTTTGTTCTCCTTTTGATCCTGTAGGGACTGGGACCCAGACTGTTGGTTACATGATGTCAGGTAATGAAGTACCTGGAAAGATATTGCATTCTTCTTCAGTTACTGACCCAGCAGTGGATGAAGATAATTCTGGTTCTTTGGGTAGTGGTTTACCTGGAGAAGTTGATGGAAAGACAGGTGATTCACATCCATATCCCATTCTACGGCCAATAATTATTCCTAACTTGTCAAGGGAAAGGTTTGATCATAAAAGTCCCTGTGTTCCTCCCACCAGGCGGGAGCAGCCTCGCATAAAGCGGCCACCATCGCCTGTAGTGCTTTGTGTACCACGTGCACCACGTCCACCCCCTCCTTCTCCTGTGAGTGACTCCAGGAAACATAGGGGTTTTCCAACGGTTAGATCTGGTAGTTCCAGCCCAAGGCACTGGGGGATGAGAGGCTGGTATCATGATGGGAGTAATTTGGAGGAAGCATGTTTAAGAATGGATGGTGCTGAAGTTGTGTGGCCTTGGAGAAATAATAATCTTGCAGTTCGACCTTTGATTCAGCCTTTACCTGCTGCCTTGCTGCAGGACCGCCTGATTGCATTGTCACAGATAGCACGTGACCAGGAACAT CCGGATGTCACCTTTCCCTTGCCACCTCCCGAGTTACAAAGCTGTTCTGCACAGAGTGCATCTTTATCTGTGATGCATGGCATTCTCCATGATGAGATTGACTCTTTCTGTAAACAG GTTGCTGCAGAAAATATGGCCAGGAGGCCTTACATTAATTGGGCTGTCAAGAGAGTGACCCGATTTCTGCAGGTTCTATGGCCTAGATCCCGCACTAACATATTTGGTTCCAATGCAACTGGTATGTCCCTTCCAACAAGTGATGTTGACCTTGTGGTTGGTCTACCTCCAGTGAGAAACCTG GAACCTATTAAAGAAGCTGGAATACTGGAAGGTCGTAATGGGATTAAAGAAACATGTCTTCAG CACGCAGCTAGGTATCTTGCCAATCAGGATTGGGTGAAAAATGATTCTCTGAAGACAGTGGAAAACACAGCT ATTCCTATTATTATGCTTGTGGTGGAAGTACCTCAGGATGTTATTAACTCATCAGCTCCTATGATACAGTCATTAAAACAAAACCCACATCATAGCCCAGGTAACAATAGTAATTCTGATACCATCCAGTTAGAAGATTTGGCTTCGCCAAAAGGCTCCCAAATGAAATTTGATGCTTTGAAATCGAAATCAGTTCGTCTGGACATCAGCTTTAAGACCCCTTCACATACTGGACTCCAGACTACAGAAATG GTTAAAGAGTTGACAGAGCAATTTCCTGCTGCCACACCTCTTGCTCTGGTACTAAAACAATTTTTGTCTGATCGGAGCCTTGATCAATCCTACTCTGGTGGCTTAAGTTCCTACTGTTTG GTCTTACTAATTATACGATTTCTTCAGCATGAGCATCATCTAGGCCGTCCGATCAACCAA AATTATGGAAGCCTTCTGATGGATTTTCTCTACTTTTTTGG GAATGTGTTTGATCCTCGGCAAATGCGAATATCTGTTCAGGGAAGTGGACTTTAtataaagagagaaagaggTTGTAG CATTGATCCAATTCACATAGATGATCCTCTTTTCCCAACTAATAATGTGGGGAGGAATTGCTTCCGAATTCATCAATGTATTAAG GCGTTTTCAGAAGCGTACTCTGTTCTTGAAAATGAACTCAAATTCCTAAGTAGTGATGGTGAGTCAAGTTCAAGGCCACCCTACAGACTGCTTCCAAAAATCATTCCAAGTCTTGATACATCAAGAGAACTTGAAGACTGA
- the LOC108347382 gene encoding uncharacterized protein LOC108347382 isoform X2 codes for MAHHQLIDSLTSHISLYHSQSPNPNPNPNPNPRSSILKWFSSLSIHQRQAYLTVVDGNFVQILLQMLAKLRSHGHGSFILLPDLPSPNNLPTLCFKKSRGLIARVAESETAGRAVFESARLFESREGEEAANSLPPSARRLDALTLAEGFVGNVDQFVEAMDRISGGGFLRGEEAELGEDWVELHWLKAKGYYGIEAFIANRMEVSMRLAWLNCCGGKKRGVKLKEKMSAGGVGVNVFWRKKGCVDWWANLDAGTRRKIFTTFIMKAAKPLTRDVLEVSSSASDDEIWLYSAGVDKLMQHNRPMSVQRIISALPADMEFGTVISPVTFCKKPAALARAFNSLLVLHDVNMMVASNLNSEYDIGKLFFSSLGSVCTISDCILRKMRGFFMVISLDCTKLELLGETLELSSPGKPKEKLSFSNRKKKGRNRNTKRQNPVSKTCTDGISHGNPLKDTDCKRDNKKKTDLVGSRELPAVCMGKEISMDSSSSTVKMGHTEGLDVGTVKVRTTSKRSRKEKNKSKNLVIDSAGGNSHKSIMHAASTTVVSEGEVAICDRFLNSSTIQNVKNDNSIGNDILTSNSSLCSNLSGLTKENSSTGKVEGETEDLAESGNSLGPQCCLLSDERKTVCSGLDTFTGDLDCNATVTPSVPALKQGALKQGSFFSKEDTCHLNSLRVAKADIKSTAPDKPIREVNVKEFGRLNEHDRCLFESRNSAFSKCSPYEWPGVPSIYFPSFNSHLPPATDRLHLDVGRHWHNHFCHPFVPTLQQARNPSIEGGCNPILSRPVPMSFDWPPVYRGGRTPSPNYNYDTGFISRKQCTFSKGLAVHSIQVDATAPDEERKYSVDAWDLPDLTNTMELADEFDNHCLSEEEYEVHAVSGIDYNQYFGGGIMYWNPSDYPGKGFSRPPSLSSDDSLWALREADMNRTVDDMVACTSSYSTNGLTSPTAAAFCSPFDPVGTGTQTVGYMMSGNEVPGKILHSSSVTDPAVDEDNSGSLGSGLPGEVDGKTGDSHPYPILRPIIIPNLSRERFDHKSPCVPPTRREQPRIKRPPSPVVLCVPRAPRPPPPSPVSDSRKHRGFPTVRSGSSSPRHWGMRGWYHDGSNLEEACLRMDGAEVVWPWRNNNLAVRPLIQPLPAALLQDRLIALSQIARDQEHPDVTFPLPPPELQSCSAQSASLSVMHGILHDEIDSFCKQVAAENMARRPYINWAVKRVTRFLQVLWPRSRTNIFGSNATGMSLPTSDVDLVVGLPPVRNLEPIKEAGILEGRNGIKETCLQHAARYLANQDWVKNDSLKTVENTAIPIIMLVVEVPQDVINSSAPMIQSLKQNPHHSPVRLDISFKTPSHTGLQTTEMVKELTEQFPAATPLALVLKQFLSDRSLDQSYSGGLSSYCLVLLIIRFLQHEHHLGRPINQNYGSLLMDFLYFFGNVFDPRQMRISVQGSGLYIKRERGCSIDPIHIDDPLFPTNNVGRNCFRIHQCIKAFSEAYSVLENELKFLSSDGESSSRPPYRLLPKIIPSLDTSRELED; via the exons ATGGCTCACCACCAACTCATCGACTCGCTCACCTCGCACATCTCCCTCTACCACTCCCAATCCCCAAACCCCAACCCTAACCCTAATCCTAACCCTCGATCCTCCATTCTCAAATGGTTCTCTTCTCTTTCAATTCACCAACGCCAGGCCTACCTAACCGTCGTCGACGGGAATTTCGTCCAGATCCTCCTCCAGATGCTGGCCAAACTCCGATCTCACGGCCACGGATCCTTCATTCTCCTCCCCGACCTCCCCTCGCCCAACAACCTCCCCACCCTCTGCTTCAAAAAGTCCCGCGGCCTTATTGCGCGCGTAGCTGAATCCGAAACAGCAGGGCGGGCGGTATTCGAGTCCGCACGGTTGTTCGAGTCGCGTGAGGGCGAGGAGGCTGCCAATTCATTGCCGCCCTCGGCGAGGCGGTTAGACGCGCTGACCCTTGCCGAGGGGTTTGTTGGGAATGTTGACCAGTTTGTGGAGGCCATGGACCGGATCTCCGGTGGTGGGTTCCTCCGGGGGGAGGAGGCCGAGCTTGGAGAGGATTGGGTCGAGCTGCATTGGCTCAAAGCAAAGGGGTATTATGGTATTGAAGCGTTTATTGCGAATAGGATGGAGGTTTCGATGAGATTGGCTTGGTTGAATTGCTGTGGAGGGAAGAAGAGAGGTGTGAAGTTGAAGGAGAAGATGAGTGCTGGGGGTGTTGGTGTGAATGTATTTTGGAGGAAGAAGGGGTGCGTTGATTGGTGGGCGAACTTGGATGCTGGGACCAGGAGGAAGATCTTCACCACCTTCATTATGAAAGCAGCAAAACCCTTG ACTCGTGATGTTTTGGAAGTGTCAAGTAGTGCCTCTGATGATGAGATTTGGCTATACAGTGCGGGAGTGGATAAATTAATGCAACACAATCGTCCTATGTCAGTTCAACGGATCATCTCAGCTCTTCCTGCCGATATGGAATTTGGAACAGTTATTTCACCAGTCACTTTTTGTAAAAAACCAGCTGCTTTAGCCAGAGCCTTCAATTCTTTATTAGTACTTCATGATGTTAATATGATGGTAGCCTCAAATCTCAATAGTGAATATGACATAGGAAAGCTTTTCTTTAGTTCGTTGGGTTCTGTCTGTACGATATCTGATtgtatattaagaaaaatgCGAGGATTTTTTATGGTTATTTCACTTGACTGCACAAAACTTGAACTATTAGGAGAGACACTTGAACTGTCTTCACCAGGTAAACCTAAAGAAAAGCTTAGTTTTTCTAACCGGAAAAAGAAGGGACGAAATCGCAATACTAAAAGGCAAAATCCTGTCTCAAAGACATGCACAGATGGTATTTCACATGGAAATCCACTCAAG GACACTGATTGTAAAAGGgataataaaaagaagactGATTTAGTGGGATCCAGGGAACTTCCTGCTGTTTGTATGGGGAAGGAGATTTCCATGGACAGCTCATCATCAACTGTAAAAATG GGTCATACTGAAGGATTGGATGTTGGCACAGTAAAAGTACGGACCACTTCAAAAAGAagtagaaaagagaaaaataaaagtaaaaacctCGTCATTGATAGTGCAGGTGGAAATTCTCATAAATCAATTATGCATGCTGCCTCTACCACTGTTGTTTCTGAAGGTGAGGTGGCAATATGTGATAGATTTTTGAATAGTTCTACCATTCAGAATGTCAAAAATGACAATTCAATTGGTAATGACATCCTTACTTCAAATTCAAGCCTTTGTAGTAATCTTAGTGGGCTTACTAAGGAGAACAGTTCTACTGGAAAAGTTGAAGGAGAGACAGAAGATCTTGCTGAATCTGGGAATAGTTTAGGGCCTCAATGTTGTTTATTATCAGATGAAAGGAAAACTGTATGTTCTGGATTAGATACTTTTACAGGTGATTTAGATTGTAATGCTACTGTAACTCCTTCTGTACCTGCATTGAAACAAGGTGCATTGAAACAAGGTAGCTTCTTCAGCAAGGAAGATACCTGTCATCTGAACTCATTGCGTGTTGCCAAAGCTGATATAAAGTCTACTGCTCCTGACAAACCAATTAGAGAGGTTAATGTAAAGGAATTTGGGCGGTTGAATGAGCATGATAGATGTCTATTTGAGAGTAGAAATTCAGCTTTCTCAAAATGCAGTCCATATGAGTGGCCTGGGGTACCTTCTATTTATTTTCCATCTTTTAACTCACACCTCCCTCCTGCCACGGATAGATTACATCTTGATGTTGGGCGGCATTGGCACAATCACTTCTGCCATCCATTTGTTCCCACATTACAGCAGGCAAGAAATCCTTCTATTGAAGGTGGATGCAACCCAATCCTTTCTCGTCCTGTTCCTATGAGTTTTGACTGGCCACCAGTCTACCGAGGAGGCAGGACCCCATCACCAAACTATAATTATGACACTGGTTTTATATCTAGGAAGCAATGCACCTTTTCAAAAGGATTGGCTGTTCACAGCATTCAGGTCGATGCAACTGCTCctgatgaagaaagaaaatattctGTGGATGCATGGGATTTACCTGACCTAACAAACACAATGGAGCTAGCAGATGAATTTGACAATCACTGTTTATCTGAGGAAGAGTATGAGGTTCATGCTGTTTCTGGTATAgattataatcaatattttgGTGGAGGCATAATGTACTGGAATCCTTCTGATTATCCGGGAAAAGGTTTCTCCAGGCCTCCCTCACTTAGCTCTGATGACAGTTTATGGGCTTTGCGTGAAGCTGACATGAATAGGACTGTGGATGATATGGTTGCTTGCACATCTTCGTATAGTACGAATGGTTTAACATCACCCACTGCTGCTGCATTTTGTTCTCCTTTTGATCCTGTAGGGACTGGGACCCAGACTGTTGGTTACATGATGTCAGGTAATGAAGTACCTGGAAAGATATTGCATTCTTCTTCAGTTACTGACCCAGCAGTGGATGAAGATAATTCTGGTTCTTTGGGTAGTGGTTTACCTGGAGAAGTTGATGGAAAGACAGGTGATTCACATCCATATCCCATTCTACGGCCAATAATTATTCCTAACTTGTCAAGGGAAAGGTTTGATCATAAAAGTCCCTGTGTTCCTCCCACCAGGCGGGAGCAGCCTCGCATAAAGCGGCCACCATCGCCTGTAGTGCTTTGTGTACCACGTGCACCACGTCCACCCCCTCCTTCTCCTGTGAGTGACTCCAGGAAACATAGGGGTTTTCCAACGGTTAGATCTGGTAGTTCCAGCCCAAGGCACTGGGGGATGAGAGGCTGGTATCATGATGGGAGTAATTTGGAGGAAGCATGTTTAAGAATGGATGGTGCTGAAGTTGTGTGGCCTTGGAGAAATAATAATCTTGCAGTTCGACCTTTGATTCAGCCTTTACCTGCTGCCTTGCTGCAGGACCGCCTGATTGCATTGTCACAGATAGCACGTGACCAGGAACAT CCGGATGTCACCTTTCCCTTGCCACCTCCCGAGTTACAAAGCTGTTCTGCACAGAGTGCATCTTTATCTGTGATGCATGGCATTCTCCATGATGAGATTGACTCTTTCTGTAAACAG GTTGCTGCAGAAAATATGGCCAGGAGGCCTTACATTAATTGGGCTGTCAAGAGAGTGACCCGATTTCTGCAGGTTCTATGGCCTAGATCCCGCACTAACATATTTGGTTCCAATGCAACTGGTATGTCCCTTCCAACAAGTGATGTTGACCTTGTGGTTGGTCTACCTCCAGTGAGAAACCTG GAACCTATTAAAGAAGCTGGAATACTGGAAGGTCGTAATGGGATTAAAGAAACATGTCTTCAG CACGCAGCTAGGTATCTTGCCAATCAGGATTGGGTGAAAAATGATTCTCTGAAGACAGTGGAAAACACAGCT ATTCCTATTATTATGCTTGTGGTGGAAGTACCTCAGGATGTTATTAACTCATCAGCTCCTATGATACAGTCATTAAAACAAAACCCACATCATAGCCCAG TTCGTCTGGACATCAGCTTTAAGACCCCTTCACATACTGGACTCCAGACTACAGAAATG GTTAAAGAGTTGACAGAGCAATTTCCTGCTGCCACACCTCTTGCTCTGGTACTAAAACAATTTTTGTCTGATCGGAGCCTTGATCAATCCTACTCTGGTGGCTTAAGTTCCTACTGTTTG GTCTTACTAATTATACGATTTCTTCAGCATGAGCATCATCTAGGCCGTCCGATCAACCAA AATTATGGAAGCCTTCTGATGGATTTTCTCTACTTTTTTGG GAATGTGTTTGATCCTCGGCAAATGCGAATATCTGTTCAGGGAAGTGGACTTTAtataaagagagaaagaggTTGTAG CATTGATCCAATTCACATAGATGATCCTCTTTTCCCAACTAATAATGTGGGGAGGAATTGCTTCCGAATTCATCAATGTATTAAG GCGTTTTCAGAAGCGTACTCTGTTCTTGAAAATGAACTCAAATTCCTAAGTAGTGATGGTGAGTCAAGTTCAAGGCCACCCTACAGACTGCTTCCAAAAATCATTCCAAGTCTTGATACATCAAGAGAACTTGAAGACTGA